One Nicotiana tomentosiformis chromosome 4, ASM39032v3, whole genome shotgun sequence genomic window carries:
- the LOC138909828 gene encoding uncharacterized protein, with the protein MNLRQRRWLESLKDYDIVILYYLGKANVVADALSKKSMGSLAHLEACQRPLAREVHQLASLGDCLADSSEGRVIVQNRAESSLVVEVKEKQYNDPFLVQLKEGIQKHKIMAFALGMDDGEAELTGPDLVHQAMEKVKTIKEWLKTT; encoded by the coding sequence atgaatctgaggcagagaagatggcttgagtcactcaaggattacgacatcgttATTCTATATTACctggggaaagccaatgtggtggcggatgctcttagcaagaaatctatgggtagtttggctcacttggaggcatgtcaaaggccgttggccagggAGGTTCACCAGCTAGCCAGTTTGGGAGattgtcttgcggactctagtgaaggaagggtaattgtgcaaaatagggctgaatcttcgcttgttgtggaagtaaaagagaagcaatacaacgatccatttttggtgcaattgaaggaggggattcaaaaacataagattATGGCTTTTGcacttggcatggatgatggggaagcagagttgacagggccagacctcgtacatcaggctatggaaaaagttaagaccaTTAAGGAGTGGTTGAAGACTACTTAG